The window GGCAAACGAACCGTAGATCGCACGCAACATGTGGTCACGAATGGTTTCCGCATCGTCGATTTGATCCAGATCATTGTCAGAGTATTCCCAGTACCATTCCCCCGCGGTCGCTTCGTGATCCTTCGCCACCGGCATCGCCCAAGGCACGTCGGGGAAAGTGCTGCGCTGGCTCGTTTTCTCGGCATTCCAAAGCACTGACGTTCCCATCACACGTTTATCGGGAACCTCAGGACTCCAAAGATCGCCGTGCTTGTCCCAAGCTTCACCAAATTCCGTGTGCGATTCGCGGCCGATTCGGTATTCAGCTCCGGCCCAATACCCCAGCCAACCATCGCCAGTCGCATCGACAAAGACAGGAGCATAGAAGCGTTTCAAACGACCGGAGGACGCTTCCCTGGCTTCCACGCTTTCGATGCGTCCATCGCTCTTGGACAATCCACATGCGATGTGTCCCGCGAAAAGCTCGACGCCCGATGCGGCCATGGCGGCTTCACGTTTCTTTTGGTCCTTGCGAGCCAGCGCGCTGCCGTTGGGATAGTGTTCCGTATCGATCTTTTTCAAGATCCCAGCGGCACGGCCGTGGATTCCCAACGTGTGAACACGAATTTCTTCAGAGGCGTTGCCGCCAAAAATGGGCCGGTCCTGGATCAATGCCACTTTCAGTCCTTGCGAACGTGCCGCCAGCGCCGCACCACAACCTGAAATCCCGCCGCCGACGATGACCAAGTCGAACTCGAGTTCATTGACTTGCAATTCGGCACGACCGGTGACTTGATCTTTCCAAGCCACTACTTCCGCGGCGTCGTTCGGCAGCGTTGGCGAGGACGACTTGGAGAAATAGACCGCGTCACAGCGACCATCAAAACCGGTGAGGTCGGCCAACTCAATCTTCACCTTGGCCGGGTCATCGATCTCGATGGCACCACCTTTTTGCCAATGCCATTTTGTGTCTTCCGTCCCAAATTCCGGTGTCAGAGTTTTGTCGTTGACTGTCACATGAAAGCGACCGGGAGATTTCCACTCGCCCTGGCACCAATCACGCGTCCTCACCCAAACGTGCCAAGTTCCTGCATCAGGCAGAGCGACGTGAGTGGTCGCGTTGGCAACCGGCTCTCCCATGCCATGGGCCAACAGATAACAGCCGCCCATTTGCTGGTAGTGCTGGGTATCCAATGTCCAGCCACCCAAATCCTCGAACTGGCTGGCCTCGACCAAGACGCCTTCCGCCGCTGAACTCGCCTCCGAAGACAAACGTTCACTTCCCATGATGTATCCGGGAGCCGTGGCGGAAAGCACTCCTGCTCCTCCCATAACTCGCAAGAAGCCACGTCGTCCAATTTGGTTGTTTTTCATCGTTTCTCTGGTGTCGCAAGATGGAAATCAATGGATTGAATCGGCGATCCTGTTCGTCGGATTCATGCACTCAGAGAGTCCACCCCAGGTAATTTTGGACAACTAATCCAACTTAATTTGCATTTTGCGGAAAAATCCTGTCCAAAAATCAACCCAACCCCCTCTCTTTGATCAGACACGAAATCCTTCGTCTTTTCTGGCGTTGTGCATGGAGCAGCGCCACACTTTTCGTTCATTCAAAGGAAGCACATTGTGAGAACAGGCAGAAAACGCAAAGCGTTCACGCTCGTTGAACTGTTGGTCGTCATTGCAATCATCGGAGTTCTCGTTGGACTACTATTGCCGGCGGTTCAAGCAGCGCGAGAAGCAGCTCGACGGATGTCATGCAGCAATAATTTCAAGCAGATCGGCTTGTCGCTGCACAACTACCACGCGGCTTACAACCGGTTGCCACCCAACGGAACCGGCCCTTCGTTGCCCGCTCTGAAGCAGCTCAGTGCGAACATTGGACTGTTGCCGTTTTTGGAGCAGCAGGGTCTATGGGAAATGATGTCCAACCCATTGATGCCCGAACCCGGCGAAACACCAACGGATGCCACTGCCGCTGGTTTGTGGCCGCCATTCGGGCCGCGTCCATGGGTCGACTTGAATGAGTACGATCCTTACCAAATGCAAACCCCCGCATTCCGTTGCCCTTCCGATCCAGGCGTGTCGCCCTTGGGAACAGGCATGACCAATTATGCATTTTCTCATGGCGATGCGATCTTGCGAATCGGGTATCCACCCTCGAACCAGTGGGCCGACCAAGGTGTCTTCCGCGGTCTGTTCAAACGAGATGAACCGCGTAAATTCCGAGACGTCCTCGATGGATTGTCGAACACAATTGCGATGGCTGAGATTGTGACCAACCTCGGCGACCGCGGCGTCGGTGGTTCCGTCGTCAACCTTTCGCACTTCCCCGCCGATGACTCGATGGGATCCGATTTGACTCTCTGCACTTCCGTCATTGACCCCGAGCGTCCCCAATTCATCGAGAGCAGTGTGCCACTGTGGGACAGTGGGGGAACGTCACGAGGCGGTCGCTGGTGGAACTATCACTTGATGATCACGGGCATGAACACTGTCCTGCCACCCAACTCACCCACCTGCCCCATGGGTTGGGGCACTGCCTGGCAATCAGGCGTATTCAGCTCAGCAAGTCACCATCAAGGTGGGGTTCATGTTCTGTTGACGGATGGAGCCGTGAAGTTCGTCACCGATTCGATCGAAGCGGGCAATCAACAAGCCCAAAGCATTTCAAAGAACTACGGTAATGTCGGACAAAAGAGTCCCTACGGATTGTGGGGAGCTCACGGGTCCATTTCTTCCAAGGAAACGATTGAAGGTTTCGAATGATGAAGTTGACACGAATGATCGCAACGCTGTGTTTCGCGGTGGGCCTATCGGGCTTGCCGGCCTGCTCGCAGGGCGGCGGTGACGCGGAAAAATTGGCCGCTCCCGAGGGCATCGACTGGGAAGCCATCGAAGCCCAAGACGGCTCGATCGCTGACGCACAAAGCGAAGGCGAGTAGAAACGCCTGTTTCGAATCAACGTTCCTCTCGGTGCATTTTCAACGAGAGGAACGCTGGTTTGAATTGGAAGGCGATCTTGCCGGATCCGCGTTTCGTTTGGTCCAGCCGCCATTGCACCGTCACCGGATTCGCCAAGAATTTGGACGCGTCCCAACCGAAACACCTGAATTCTGCCGAAGCCAGCTACGGACTGGCTAGCCACGTAGGCCAGGTCTTACCTGGCAACCAAGCCGATTCTTTGGAACAAAGCGAGGCGGTTTAGCATTCATCCGCAAGTTCGCGAGGCTCCGTCCGATCACCCCGCCAGGTGGAACCTGGCCTACGCCGATGTCCACTGAAAGCCGTCACGCACGGTAGCCGGATTCGCCAAAAATTCGGACGCGTCCCACCTAAAACATCTGAATTCT of the Rhodopirellula baltica SH 1 genome contains:
- a CDS encoding FAD-dependent oxidoreductase, translated to MKNNQIGRRGFLRVMGGAGVLSATAPGYIMGSERLSSEASSAAEGVLVEASQFEDLGGWTLDTQHYQQMGGCYLLAHGMGEPVANATTHVALPDAGTWHVWVRTRDWCQGEWKSPGRFHVTVNDKTLTPEFGTEDTKWHWQKGGAIEIDDPAKVKIELADLTGFDGRCDAVYFSKSSSPTLPNDAAEVVAWKDQVTGRAELQVNELEFDLVIVGGGISGCGAALAARSQGLKVALIQDRPIFGGNASEEIRVHTLGIHGRAAGILKKIDTEHYPNGSALARKDQKKREAAMAASGVELFAGHIACGLSKSDGRIESVEAREASSGRLKRFYAPVFVDATGDGWLGYWAGAEYRIGRESHTEFGEAWDKHGDLWSPEVPDKRVMGTSVLWNAEKTSQRSTFPDVPWAMPVAKDHEATAGEWYWEYSDNDLDQIDDAETIRDHMLRAIYGSFANAKRHPKNAPWTLKWVSFVGGKRESRRLTGDHIYTMKDAAERREFEDAVVVETREIDSHYQQVLQGNPVDFLSKALFYKTGGEYFVPFRSLYSKDIDNLMMAGRCFSCSHIGLAGPRVMNTCGQMGVATGYAASLCKAYQATPREVGQKHVRELRSLIGFEDRSS
- a CDS encoding DUF1559 domain-containing protein; this translates as MRTGRKRKAFTLVELLVVIAIIGVLVGLLLPAVQAAREAARRMSCSNNFKQIGLSLHNYHAAYNRLPPNGTGPSLPALKQLSANIGLLPFLEQQGLWEMMSNPLMPEPGETPTDATAAGLWPPFGPRPWVDLNEYDPYQMQTPAFRCPSDPGVSPLGTGMTNYAFSHGDAILRIGYPPSNQWADQGVFRGLFKRDEPRKFRDVLDGLSNTIAMAEIVTNLGDRGVGGSVVNLSHFPADDSMGSDLTLCTSVIDPERPQFIESSVPLWDSGGTSRGGRWWNYHLMITGMNTVLPPNSPTCPMGWGTAWQSGVFSSASHHQGGVHVLLTDGAVKFVTDSIEAGNQQAQSISKNYGNVGQKSPYGLWGAHGSISSKETIEGFE